A single Thermofilum sp. DNA region contains:
- a CDS encoding 2Fe-2S iron-sulfur cluster-binding protein, whose translation MKVRLIVRRWKQGWTRPRYDVFDVEADPEESVLDLIERVSLSTDRTLVFEHACHHGACGACGMLINGVERLACVTKVGEAARKGLLLVEPLRGFEVISDLAVDKSRMFSKYPAETQTLEPVAASLEKLYDCVECGVCYSACPIANTYGEYLGPSVLALAYHRALSDGVVPGSVAGSGGVWACHAAFDCSEKCPVGFKPGEKIMKLRRLLLGGRVKVS comes from the coding sequence GTGAAAGTGAGGCTAATCGTAAGGCGCTGGAAGCAGGGTTGGACGCGCCCGCGCTACGACGTGTTCGACGTGGAGGCAGACCCCGAGGAGTCTGTGCTAGACCTCATCGAGAGAGTGAGCCTGAGTACCGACCGCACCCTGGTCTTCGAGCACGCGTGCCACCACGGTGCTTGCGGTGCTTGCGGCATGCTCATCAACGGCGTCGAGCGGCTAGCCTGCGTGACGAAAGTCGGCGAGGCTGCTAGGAAAGGCCTGCTCCTCGTCGAGCCGCTGCGCGGCTTCGAGGTTATCAGCGACCTCGCAGTGGACAAGTCGAGGATGTTCTCGAAGTACCCGGCAGAGACGCAGACTCTGGAGCCGGTTGCCGCGAGCTTGGAGAAGCTTTACGACTGCGTTGAGTGCGGGGTGTGCTACTCTGCGTGCCCGATCGCCAACACGTACGGGGAGTACCTCGGCCCCTCTGTTCTAGCCTTAGCTTATCACAGAGCGCTGAGCGATGGAGTAGTGCCGGGCAGCGTCGCGGGGTCGGGCGGCGTGTGGGCTTGCCACGCGGCTTTCGACTGCAGCGAGAAGTGCCCTGTAGGCTTCAAGCCCGGTGAGAAGATTATGAAGCTGAGGCGCCTCCTCCTGGGAGGCAGGGTGAAGGTGAGCTAG
- a CDS encoding FAD-dependent oxidoreductase: protein MTAVSKHVVVIGGGVTGAATAYDLSLRGFRVTLLERGSIGAGTSGRTHGLLHSGCRYVADTEVARECYLENQTLRRIAPFLFEKNGGLFVAITEDDLAYKDFFLKKCGEAGIPVEEVEPAAALKMEPNLNPKLKAAVLVPDGTFDPLKVILSFLASAKRCGAVVKPYNEVVGFRVEGGEVRAVRVLDKVSLREYELEADFFVNATGAWANKVASLAGLHVPVKPSPGVMVALDGRIGNRVFNRLNKPGDGDIIIHQRGTSVIGTTSWIVEDPDGVSIPKEHVELMIKRGSEIAPVVSRMRVKAVYVSSRPLVGQAAQTGREVSRSFAIIDHSREGVGNMLSIIGGKFVTARLMAEKMGDAVCERLGVSVPSRTAELPLAPYWLYFS, encoded by the coding sequence ATGACTGCAGTTTCGAAGCATGTTGTGGTTATAGGCGGGGGCGTGACAGGCGCTGCGACTGCCTACGACTTGTCGCTGAGGGGTTTCAGGGTGACGTTGCTGGAGAGAGGCTCCATAGGCGCGGGGACGAGCGGGAGGACTCACGGGCTCCTGCACAGTGGCTGCAGGTACGTTGCGGACACGGAGGTCGCTAGGGAGTGCTACCTCGAGAACCAGACCTTGAGGAGGATAGCGCCCTTCCTCTTCGAGAAGAATGGTGGGCTCTTCGTAGCTATCACGGAGGATGATTTAGCTTACAAAGACTTCTTCCTCAAGAAGTGCGGGGAAGCGGGGATACCCGTCGAAGAGGTTGAGCCGGCGGCAGCCTTGAAGATGGAGCCGAACCTGAACCCGAAGCTGAAAGCCGCAGTCCTCGTGCCCGACGGTACCTTCGACCCCCTCAAGGTGATTTTGAGCTTCCTCGCATCAGCTAAAAGGTGCGGTGCTGTAGTGAAGCCGTACAACGAGGTGGTGGGCTTCCGGGTTGAGGGGGGCGAGGTGAGGGCGGTTAGAGTTCTGGACAAGGTCTCCCTCAGGGAGTACGAGCTCGAGGCAGACTTCTTCGTCAACGCGACCGGTGCGTGGGCGAACAAAGTAGCGTCGCTCGCGGGGCTTCACGTACCGGTTAAGCCGAGCCCGGGAGTCATGGTGGCGCTGGATGGACGCATCGGTAACCGGGTTTTCAACAGGCTGAATAAGCCGGGGGACGGCGACATCATCATACACCAGAGAGGCACCTCGGTTATAGGTACAACTTCCTGGATTGTAGAAGACCCCGACGGGGTGTCCATCCCGAAAGAGCACGTGGAGCTGATGATCAAGAGGGGTTCGGAGATAGCGCCCGTTGTCTCGAGGATGAGAGTGAAGGCGGTTTACGTTTCCTCCAGGCCTCTCGTGGGGCAGGCCGCGCAGACAGGCAGAGAAGTGAGCAGGAGCTTCGCGATAATCGACCACTCCCGCGAGGGCGTGGGGAACATGCTCAGCATCATCGGGGGGAAGTTCGTCACCGCTAGGCTGATGGCTGAGAAGATGGGTGACGCGGTCTGCGAAAGACTGGGTGTCAGCGTACCCTCTAGAACTGCGGAGCTGCCGCTGGCGCCCTACTGGCTCTACTTCTCCTAG
- a CDS encoding Sip1-related alpha-galactosidase, whose product MPLKVKVGVSELEIALKLSLRGALEDVVRAEPAGNAYELLLAGGRALLKLLGSEDAVALLVEGEGETADDGLVLAAEVKLPEHSSVLVFHHTYDPPGFLGGQSEPYDYPAVSAAPAVPSAWTFPWHTRSLASLPKDLKISQLLLKLESGYLHLLALPGWGFSGYFTNPGEKVLTIQQLSTVKMRWRTAPLLAAARGSTAAETVSRAFNVAARALGRECLLRSRKRKPSFAEYLGWCTWNAFWRGISEEKVVSGFKELRSKAPFAMVILDDGWMASREGSLSSFEADPEKFPRGLAGLAAKLRELGAEKLGLWITVNGYWNGVDPESDLARDYHEVLEDLDGTLAPSPGKAFRFFMDWFRRVKDAGFDFIKADNQLAVASLYAGHHPVEQASSELHEAVEAAAALFNLEILNCMSLNPEHFFSMWRSNTARASIDYSSPPSPSRSKLHLYFNAYNTLWLSQVAWPDWDMFQTKDPLALQQAVARALSGGPVYVSDVPQELKAEVVAPLAFPDGRVPTFPAPALPTEDIAMRDPYNEPVALKLFNKLEVPGLGVYGLVGVFNIYKRDEVIEYAVSPSDAALSAGEYVAYEYFSERFGKAEGSQVLRGKLNPGEVHLYVFAPLKLGFSPVGSRKLYVMPAALHWAKVVGSVVRLGLEPGFPITIYLERQLRVGDMVLQPGLREVTPAKVPLEVRV is encoded by the coding sequence ATGCCTCTCAAGGTCAAAGTAGGCGTTTCTGAGCTGGAAATCGCCCTGAAGCTTTCCCTCAGGGGGGCGCTCGAAGACGTCGTACGTGCGGAGCCAGCAGGTAATGCTTACGAGCTCCTACTCGCGGGTGGCCGAGCCCTCCTGAAGCTGCTCGGCTCCGAGGACGCGGTAGCGCTCCTGGTGGAGGGGGAGGGGGAGACCGCGGACGACGGGCTCGTTCTAGCTGCTGAGGTGAAGCTGCCGGAGCATAGCAGCGTGCTCGTGTTCCACCACACCTACGACCCACCCGGCTTTCTCGGCGGCCAGAGCGAGCCCTACGACTACCCTGCTGTTAGCGCGGCGCCCGCTGTACCCAGCGCGTGGACTTTCCCCTGGCACACCCGCTCTCTCGCGAGCCTGCCGAAAGACTTGAAGATCTCGCAGCTTCTGTTAAAGCTCGAGAGCGGCTACCTGCACCTCTTGGCCCTGCCGGGGTGGGGCTTCTCAGGATACTTCACGAACCCCGGCGAGAAGGTTCTCACGATTCAGCAGCTCTCAACAGTGAAGATGAGGTGGAGAACAGCACCTCTCCTGGCTGCGGCGCGCGGCTCAACCGCAGCGGAGACTGTGAGCCGCGCGTTCAATGTTGCTGCCCGCGCGCTCGGCAGGGAGTGCCTTCTGCGGAGCCGGAAGCGGAAGCCCTCCTTCGCGGAGTACTTGGGCTGGTGCACCTGGAACGCGTTCTGGAGGGGTATCTCTGAGGAGAAGGTGGTCTCCGGCTTCAAGGAGCTGAGGTCGAAAGCCCCCTTCGCGATGGTGATTCTCGACGACGGGTGGATGGCTAGCCGGGAGGGATCTCTCAGCTCTTTCGAAGCGGATCCCGAGAAGTTCCCCAGAGGCCTAGCCGGCTTGGCGGCAAAGCTGAGAGAGCTCGGGGCAGAGAAGCTGGGCCTCTGGATCACCGTCAACGGGTACTGGAACGGCGTAGACCCTGAGAGCGACCTGGCGAGAGACTACCATGAGGTATTGGAGGATCTCGACGGCACTCTGGCGCCTTCCCCTGGGAAGGCTTTCCGCTTCTTCATGGATTGGTTCAGGAGGGTCAAGGATGCCGGCTTCGACTTCATCAAAGCTGATAACCAGCTTGCAGTGGCATCGCTTTACGCGGGCCACCACCCCGTCGAGCAAGCGTCTTCAGAGTTGCACGAAGCGGTGGAGGCGGCTGCCGCGCTCTTCAACCTGGAGATCCTCAACTGCATGTCCCTCAACCCCGAGCACTTCTTCAGCATGTGGCGCTCGAACACTGCTAGAGCATCGATCGACTACAGCTCTCCCCCGTCACCCTCTAGGTCGAAACTGCACTTGTACTTCAACGCGTACAACACTCTCTGGCTCTCCCAAGTCGCGTGGCCAGACTGGGACATGTTCCAGACGAAAGACCCCTTAGCGCTCCAGCAAGCGGTTGCGAGAGCTCTGAGCGGGGGGCCGGTTTACGTTTCTGACGTTCCGCAGGAGCTCAAAGCAGAGGTCGTCGCCCCCCTAGCGTTCCCCGACGGCAGGGTGCCCACCTTCCCGGCTCCCGCGCTCCCGACCGAGGATATCGCGATGAGGGACCCCTACAACGAGCCAGTGGCGCTGAAGCTCTTCAACAAGCTCGAGGTCCCCGGCCTAGGAGTCTACGGCCTCGTTGGCGTGTTCAACATCTACAAGCGGGATGAGGTGATCGAGTACGCGGTATCCCCCTCCGACGCTGCCCTCAGCGCTGGAGAGTACGTCGCGTACGAGTACTTCTCGGAGAGGTTCGGGAAGGCTGAGGGTAGCCAGGTGCTGCGCGGCAAGCTCAACCCGGGGGAAGTCCACCTCTACGTGTTTGCCCCCCTAAAGCTCGGCTTCTCCCCTGTGGGGAGCAGGAAGCTGTACGTGATGCCGGCCGCTCTCCACTGGGCTAAGGTGGTCGGCAGCGTAGTCAGGCTCGGGCTGGAGCCCGGCTTCCCCATCACCATTTACCTGGAGAGGCAGCTGAGGGTGGGGGACATGGTTCTGCAGCCAGGCCTCAGAGAAGTGACCCCGGCGAAGGTTCCTCTAGAGGTGCGCGTCTGA